In Leptolyngbya iicbica LK, the genomic stretch AAACGCCGATGAAGTCTCTGTCTCTCTGGTCAGTCAGCCTTGGAACGTTGAGTAGTCTAGCCATCATGCCCGTCGCGATCGCCGATACCAACATGGCCTCTGACTTATTCATCGCCTATCCCCCTGCGGCCCATGAAACGGTGAGCGATCGCATTTTCCTCATCGGCACGGGCGATCCCGATCAGCCGGTATTGGTGAATGGTGCACCCATTGAGTACCGCAGTCCCGCTGGGCACTTTGCGCCCACGGTGCCGCTGGAGATGGGCGAAAATACCTTCACTCTGACCCAAGGCGACGACACCCTGACGCTATCGATCACGCGCATCTCGGCCACGCCGACGGTGCCGGCTGGTTCTTGGTTTGTGCCCGAGTCCCTGGTGCCGCAGGTGGATATTGCGCTTCCAGCGGGAGAACGGGTGTGCTTTGGCGTACAGGCGATCGCCGATGCCGACATTGCTGTGAACTGGGCCGATCAGGTGATTCCCCTCGCGCCACCGCCAACCGCCGTGACCCTGCCCCCCAACTACGCTGTGCTCACCTCGCAAAATGAGCCCGTGCCCCTAGCGGCCACCCCTTACGAGGGCTGCACGACTCTGCCAGCGACAGGTGAAATCGGCCCCCCCACCTATTCTTTAGCCACCCGTGGTCAGCCTGAAACGGTTACGGCTCCCGGCACCATTCGCCGCCTCAATACCACCGATTTTCAAGTGGCAGAAGTTATCGTCGATTCCGGCATTGCCAGAACGGGGCCGAGTACCAGCTACTCGCGCATTACGCCGTTGCCGGCAGGCACTCGCGCCGCCATCACCGCCACGGAAGGTGACTGGTTGCGACTCGACTACGGCGGTTGGATTCGCGCCTCAGAAACAGCGATCGCCCCCGCCACCGCGCCCCCCCGCTCCATCTTGCGTAGCGTCACCTCCGAGCAAATCCCCGGCTGGACGGAGGTCCGCTTTCCGCTCCAGACTCCGGTGCCGATCGTGATCGACCAGACTGCCGATACCCTCACTCTGACTCTCCACAACACCACACCGCAAACCGACACCATTTACTTTGATGTGGATCCGGTGGTGCAGCGACTTGACTGGCAGCCGGTGTTACCCGATCGCGCCCAATTCCGTTTTCAGTTTCGCACCGAGCAGCAGTGGGGCTACAAGGTGCGCTACGAGGGCACCACTCTGGTGTTGTCCCTCCGACATCCCCCCACTTTGGCGAACGATTCCCTGGCGGGCGCGACGATCCTGCTCGATCCGGGACACGGCAGCGAGAATGATCTCGGGGCGCGTGGCCCCAATGGCTATCCCGAAAAAGATGTGAATCTAGTGGTCTCGAAGCTGCTGCGGGATGAGCTAGAGGCGCGGGGCGCCACGGTGGTGATGACCCGCGAGGGCGACGATGATTTGTTTCCGGGCGATCGCGTCGATATCATCAATCAAGTCGAGCCCACCCTGGCCCTCAGCATTCATTACAATGCCCTGCCTGATGCGGGGGATGCCCTCAACACCGCTGGCATTGGCATGTTTTGGTACCACGCCCAAGCCCACGATCTGTCCGAATATTTGCACAATACCCTCGTGCAAGACCTCGATCGCCCCTCCTACGGCGTGTATTGGAACAACCTGGCCCTGACCCGACCCACCGTCGCCCCGTCGGTATTGTTGGAATTGGGCTTCATGATCAATCCTGATGAGTTTGAATGGATTACCGATCCCAACTCCCAAGGGGAATTGGCGCAGGCGTTGGCAGATGCGATCGCTCAATGGCTAAATACCAATGTGCCCCCGCAATAAGCCAGCCCAATCTTGGCGGATGAAGATAAACCGGTCGTGGCGCCAGAACGAAAGTGCGACTTTTATGCGCGTTAATTTAGGTTGCAATCTGTAGAGAAATGACAATGATCCCCATTCCTTTTCCAAGGAAATAAGGATCTTTTCTACAACATAAATAGGATTATGCAGCTGTTCGATAACGCGACTGGCAACGCCATTAATTCCAACACTGCTGATTATTGATGGGAGGTGGCCGTAGGTTATGAGTGCTTTGCTCAGTCTAAAAAGGGTGTCTGAGGGGTTGCTTTTGAGATTCAAGCATTGATTTGAACCTGGTTTATCAACCTTTGACTGCCCTTCTCACAGTTAGGTAGATGACATTTACAGTGATGTATCTCACTGAATTAGAGCTTGATGCCGCCGAGCTGACGGCCCACCCATTGGGGGCAGCGCTTTCACCTCTTGCTTGCTAATCAGCATACCGTTTGGCACTCAGTCTAACTAGCACTGGTCAGGGTTCTCATGACTGTTTAGGAGTGGATTAATATGACGCAAACCATCATTAATTTGACGATCCCCGTGATTCAAAGAAAAGTTGAAGCGGCTTTGGAGGATGTCCCTTCTAAATCTGTGCCGATGACTGAAACGACCCATCGTCTGCAAGAAAAATTGGTGGCTTATGTCGTGAGTCGGATGCCGACCTATTACGTGACGGCTGAACGGCATCGCCTCTGTGCGCTCGACAATCCGATTAGCTGCTTTTCGCAAGCCCAGCAAGCAGAGATGGATCACCTTATTTATGAAGGCTTGCAGCATTTGATCGCCCGCCGGAGCAGCTGGGAGGTCAAAGCGCAAACGGCAACGGGCGGTTTTGAGTCCTCGCCGTCTCACTGGTTTGGTTAGAAACCCGCGCTCGCTGCGTTCGGTTCTACACCTAACGGATTCCTTGGCTTTCCAGTACGCTCAGTGTATTAGAGCAGTTTTTTCACTGGGGGTATTACCGATTGACGACTCACCCCCAGTCGCAAACCGGGAGGCCAGGGTGGAGGCAGCGACTAACCAAACTCGCTTGAGCGACCTATTGATGGATTTGGACGGGGACTTTGGGAGCTATCCGACAGGGGGCTCGTGGACTCGTGGCGCTCAGGCACGGCTGGTGGCTGAGGCTGAATGGCGAGCCGCGATCGCTGCCCTGACTCGGTTATTACCGGCTTTGCCCCGACCGACTCAGGCCATGGCTGACGGGCATCACCTCAGCGGCTTAGCCCTATCGGGGCCGGTCCCGGTTTTGAATGAAGCCGATTTTGGCCCCCGGTTTGAATCTTGGGTCGTGACCCCTCAACCCTTGGCTCATGCTCTGCAAGGTCAGCATGCTTTGCTCCCCAGCGAGGGCGTTGATTTGCCAACGGCATCGTCGCAAAATCAGATTTTGCCTTTGACCCTCAACAATCCGTTATTAGCCGAGCGGTTTTGCTTAGTTGCGAGCCCAGCGCTGAGTGTGGCACTGGTGCTAGGCGAACCGACCGGTCGGGGGCCTTGTTTTCAATATTCATTTGACCCCGCGACGCTGCTGGCCCTGTGGCAACAGGTGCGACAACATATTGCCGAGCCCGCGATCGCCAGTCTGGATTATCTGGATGAGCGATTTTCTCAGGCGATCAATCCCCCAGACTATCGGGTGATTACCCGCTTTACCCAGGGAATGATGGCGCAGCTGCCGCACCGTCAGAGTGCGACCCTGCAAGCCAACGATGAACGAGGACAGCTCCGGTTCACGCACTGGTCAGACCCCACTTCCCGGTCGGGGGAAGTGCTGGATTTCCCATCCGTGCTGCCAGCCATGGCGTCAGAGCCCCGCACAGACATCCTAGATCACCAATTGGATCAGCAAATCGAGCTGCTCCAGGCGATGGCCCATGAGATTCGTACGCCGCTGACGACCATTCGCACCCTGACGCGATCTCTCCTGCGCCGCAAAGACGTTACTGCTGCGGCTAAACAGCGGCTCCAGCGCATCGATGCTGAATGTACGCAGCAAATTGATCGGTTCAATCTGATCTTTCGCGCCGTTGAGTTAGAGACGACGGAACGCGATCGCCCCCGGTCTTCTCTGACCCCCATTGCCCTGAACCAAATCTTTCAAGATGCTATTCCGAAATGGCAGCAGCAGGCCGAGCGTCGTAATCTCAAACTCGACGTGCATCTGCCGCCCCATCTGCCCCGCGTCACGAGTGACCCTACTTTGCTTCACGAAGTGCTAAACGGTGTGGTGGAATGGTTTACCCAATGTCTGCCGCCCCAGAGCCATGTCCACATGGGGGTCATGTTGGCGGGCCATCAGCTCAAGCTGCAGTTCGAGGCTGAGCCGTTGGCAGGGCAATGCGCCACCAACGCCGATGTCAGCTTTCGTCGTCCGCCGTTGAAGTCGGTGGGTCAGCTGCTCAGCGTTGTCCCCGAGACGGGGGGGGTTAGTCTCAACCTGGACGTCACCAAAAACCTGTTTGAGTTTCTCGGTGGCAAGCTGATTTTGCGGCATCGCCCCGATCAGGGCGATGTCTTGACGGCCTTTTTGCCGTTGGATACGCGGGAAATTTAGCCCTTACAGCAGCGCCGGAGCCTGCAACAGCTGGTCTGGCTCCAGCGCTTGCAATTGCGAGTAAGCATCTTTGACTATGGCCTGACCGCGCAAAAAACCAGTATTGGCAGCAGGGCAAGCATAAGCCAGGTTCTCAGCGGTGAAGCGCTCTTGGAGCTGTTTGATCTGGCGTAACTGGCGAGGCCAGTGAAAGGTTTTGGAAAATCGCAGCGGCTGAAGCTGGCCGTCGCGATCGGGCAGCAAATGTCGCCCGGTAAACAAAATGCCGCCCTGTTGGGGCCAATAAACACAGGCGGACCCAGGGGAAAAGCCCGGCGTCCAAAATGCTTCGCCGCCGCCTGGCAGTGGGTAGCGATCGCGATACGTCACTAGATTCGGCAAGTCTGGCAACAGATACGCTTCTTGCTCCTGCACCAACACTTTCGGACAGGACAAATCAGCCTGTAGCGCTTTGGCTTCACCGCTAGCGCCGCGATGGGTGATGACCCAATATTGCACCCCGCCGCGATCGCGCAAAAAGGCCACCACCTCTGGCGCTTGGGCCGGAGCATCGATCAGCACATTGGCGGCCTCGCCCGCATCATCATGGTTGATACAGAAGTAAGCCGTGCCACCTAGCGTGGCGCGATTGGGCGGAAACGCGTAGATATTTTCGAGAATCTCTCTAGGGGGTTTGACCGACATCACCAATAATCCTGCATGCGGCAACTGCTATCGCCACGACTGCCGCAACTGACACCCCGCCCCGCTAATTGCTGGTGGGACAGTTGTTAACCCTAGCATGGCACTTGGTGAGGTTTGCTAGAGTATTGGTAGCGAATGACGAATAGCCGCCGTTATTCAGCTGTTGGGTGTGCTGGCCATGGGCTTTGCGGAGATAGCTGCATTGGTCGCAGATAGCTCTACATGACATCCCAGATATGGATTGGTGAGGGCTGATATCCGGCCATAGCTTGAGGGCTGGGCTGATGTATCATCACGGTAGAATTTAAGGGCATACACATTGGCCGAGTCATGTCTGCTGGCTTCAGTAGCGTTAGTATTTGGTAACGGCTTGCCTGACGTGAGACAAGCAGGAACCCTGGTTAAATGCTGATTTTATTGCTGTTACTCAGCATCTTTACTTACTACGTGGTGAAAAAGAGTGTCGCTGACCTGACTCGCACCCCCACGTGGATGCTTTGGCTGGTCATGATGATCCCAGCATTTGTCCTGGCTTTTTGGAGTCTCAGCGATCGCGCCGACGAGCCCTTTCCCATTGCGGTGTTGCTCGGCCTGTTCATCGTCTGCCCAGTGTTGTACTGGTTTCTGATTCAGTGGGGCCGCATTCCGCAAAAGGCCGGTCAGCAGACCCAATCGGCCCAGCAGTCCGCCGCCGAGGCCGTGCGTGCTGCGGCTGAAAAGGCCGCCATTCCCCCCCTAGAGAAAGAAGAAGAAGCCACGATTCAGCACTGCTTCCCCTGGTCAGTCTTCTACTTACAAAACATCGAATATCGTCCTCAAGCGCTCATTTGCAAAGGACAACTGCGCTCTTCGCCCACGGTGGCTTACAACACGGTACGCGAGAATATTGAAACTCATTTTGGCAAGCGCTTTCTGGTCGTCTTTCAAGAGGGGTTGAACGGGAAGCCTTTTTTTGCGCTGGTGCCCAACCCTGAGCGACAAAAGTCACAGTCATCAGCTCGACCCGAGAAGCTCGCCCGACCAGGTCTCGCCTTGGGATTGTTTATTGCCACCTTGTTTACGACCACTGCAGTCGGAGCCTTTATCGCTGGGATTACGGAAGAATCGCTCCAAGCTGATCCGAGGCTGTTCTGGCAAGGGTTGCCTTATGCGGTCTCACTGCTACTGATTTTAGGCACTCACGAATTTGGCCACTACATGGCTGCCCAACGCTACAAGATGAAGGCCACGTTGCCTTATTTCATCCCGATACCGTTTTTCCTCGGTACGTTTGGTGCGTTTATTCAGTTGCGATCGCCCGTACCCAATCGACGCGCGTTATTTGATGTTGGTATTGCGGGACCATTGGCCGGCTTAGTCGTCGCCGTCCCGTTGTTAATCTGGGGTCTGGCCCACTCCGAAGTCGTGACCATGCCGGAGTCTGCCAGTCTACTCAATTTTGAAGCCCTCGATCCGGGCGCCTCTATTGCTTTAGCCCTGTTGAGCAAACTCGCTCTCGGGAGCCAGTTAGGCATGGATGAGGCCATTCATCTTCATCCCGTGGCGGTGTCGGGCTGTTTAGGATTGGTTGTGACCGCGTTAAACTTGATGCCCGTTGGCCAGCTCGACGGTGGCCACATCGTCCATGCCATGTATGGTCAACGCAACGGCGCGATTATTGGTCAGGTTTGCCGTTTTCTTGTCTTGGGGCTGACCTTTGTTCACAGTGAGTTATTTATCTGGGCGATTTTGCTATTCTTTATTCCGGCGATTGATGAACCTGCCCTAAATGACGTGAGTGAGCTCGATGACAAGCGCGATCTCTGGGGACTCATCGCTTTAACCCTCTTGGTGCTGATTGTATTGCCCACGCCAGGTCCATTGAAAGCGCTACTCTTTTAGTACCAGCAGCATGTCTGGCTGGAGCGAGTCGTTATTGCCCCCTGTGTTCCATGACTCAAGAAATCACCCGCTGGCTAACGGAAATTCGCACCCTACAGCAACAGTTAGAAGCTGTGCGTCAAGAGCGTGATCAGGCTTATCAAAGTGCGGCGAACTGGCGGCAACTCTATGATGCCGAAGCCCAGCAACGGCGAGCTGATGTGGAGACTCTGAAGGCGACTGAGGCGACCCTACGCACCGAATTATCGACTTTGCGATCGCACCATGCTGACGCGATCTCCGCTGAACTCGAAAATCATCTCGACAGCACTAATCTTGACTCGGTCGAAGGCTTGCGGGCAGAGCTAATCAAAGCCTTACAAACCTGCGACCAACTGCAAAATGCGCTGAATGCCGAAAAACACGCTCACGCCGAAACCCGTAAAACCCTCACCTCGGCTCTGGGGGAAGCGATCGATGCATTTAATCCCTCTTCTAGTCTGGTGAAGCGGAAACCTTCTTGATGTGGTGAGAGCGATCGCTCGCGATTATCCAGCTACTCAGAGCCTGATGAGTCAGCGTTTGCCGCTTTGATTTAATCGGATGAGAACAGCGGTAGTCTGAGTCTCCGTGACCAATCAGTAAATCAGCACTATGATGGAACCAGCTTGACTGCAAGCAAGTCGGGAGGGCCATCGCATGAATCGATACGTATTAGC encodes the following:
- a CDS encoding site-2 protease family protein; amino-acid sequence: MLILLLLLSIFTYYVVKKSVADLTRTPTWMLWLVMMIPAFVLAFWSLSDRADEPFPIAVLLGLFIVCPVLYWFLIQWGRIPQKAGQQTQSAQQSAAEAVRAAAEKAAIPPLEKEEEATIQHCFPWSVFYLQNIEYRPQALICKGQLRSSPTVAYNTVRENIETHFGKRFLVVFQEGLNGKPFFALVPNPERQKSQSSARPEKLARPGLALGLFIATLFTTTAVGAFIAGITEESLQADPRLFWQGLPYAVSLLLILGTHEFGHYMAAQRYKMKATLPYFIPIPFFLGTFGAFIQLRSPVPNRRALFDVGIAGPLAGLVVAVPLLIWGLAHSEVVTMPESASLLNFEALDPGASIALALLSKLALGSQLGMDEAIHLHPVAVSGCLGLVVTALNLMPVGQLDGGHIVHAMYGQRNGAIIGQVCRFLVLGLTFVHSELFIWAILLFFIPAIDEPALNDVSELDDKRDLWGLIALTLLVLIVLPTPGPLKALLF
- a CDS encoding sensor histidine kinase produces the protein MEAATNQTRLSDLLMDLDGDFGSYPTGGSWTRGAQARLVAEAEWRAAIAALTRLLPALPRPTQAMADGHHLSGLALSGPVPVLNEADFGPRFESWVVTPQPLAHALQGQHALLPSEGVDLPTASSQNQILPLTLNNPLLAERFCLVASPALSVALVLGEPTGRGPCFQYSFDPATLLALWQQVRQHIAEPAIASLDYLDERFSQAINPPDYRVITRFTQGMMAQLPHRQSATLQANDERGQLRFTHWSDPTSRSGEVLDFPSVLPAMASEPRTDILDHQLDQQIELLQAMAHEIRTPLTTIRTLTRSLLRRKDVTAAAKQRLQRIDAECTQQIDRFNLIFRAVELETTERDRPRSSLTPIALNQIFQDAIPKWQQQAERRNLKLDVHLPPHLPRVTSDPTLLHEVLNGVVEWFTQCLPPQSHVHMGVMLAGHQLKLQFEAEPLAGQCATNADVSFRRPPLKSVGQLLSVVPETGGVSLNLDVTKNLFEFLGGKLILRHRPDQGDVLTAFLPLDTREI
- a CDS encoding N-acetylmuramoyl-L-alanine amidase, giving the protein MKSLSLWSVSLGTLSSLAIMPVAIADTNMASDLFIAYPPAAHETVSDRIFLIGTGDPDQPVLVNGAPIEYRSPAGHFAPTVPLEMGENTFTLTQGDDTLTLSITRISATPTVPAGSWFVPESLVPQVDIALPAGERVCFGVQAIADADIAVNWADQVIPLAPPPTAVTLPPNYAVLTSQNEPVPLAATPYEGCTTLPATGEIGPPTYSLATRGQPETVTAPGTIRRLNTTDFQVAEVIVDSGIARTGPSTSYSRITPLPAGTRAAITATEGDWLRLDYGGWIRASETAIAPATAPPRSILRSVTSEQIPGWTEVRFPLQTPVPIVIDQTADTLTLTLHNTTPQTDTIYFDVDPVVQRLDWQPVLPDRAQFRFQFRTEQQWGYKVRYEGTTLVLSLRHPPTLANDSLAGATILLDPGHGSENDLGARGPNGYPEKDVNLVVSKLLRDELEARGATVVMTREGDDDLFPGDRVDIINQVEPTLALSIHYNALPDAGDALNTAGIGMFWYHAQAHDLSEYLHNTLVQDLDRPSYGVYWNNLALTRPTVAPSVLLELGFMINPDEFEWITDPNSQGELAQALADAIAQWLNTNVPPQ